The region AACACTATAAGTGATAAGTTGAGCAGCCAAAAGTGCTTATTTAGCAAGTTGAGGTGTTtactcaaataaaaaaagtattttagaaAGCAACTTCAAAATAGCATTCTTTAAGATCTTTTAAAATGACAAAGAATGCAAGATGAAATGAGAAAAACAAATCCACATATTAGCtgttaaatataataaaagaagaatttAGAATGAGGGacagatttaaaatttgaaatttatagaAATCTCCAAAGACCTCAAGCTAATATACACTAATAATCGTGTTCAAAATCAAGGAATCTCTAGATATTACTaatacagattaaaaatctatGGAAAAAAAGTTATTGGGTTCACGTGAACCCTTGGATTATAATATTGTAGATTCACCTATGTTTGTTACCTCCATTAATATAGTTATCGGGTGACAAACAAGAATAAATATATGAagattactattactattacaaGCAATCAAacaagatggtcaagcagaaaattGAGTTCAAGCTTGAGAGTTCTAATGGGGGAAATAATAATTCGCGCTAAGTTTGGAGGTGTTTCCACCACTACACTCTAACTATTGCTATTACTATTAGTATTTGCTAGTTAAACCAGAAAGATAGCGGTAGACCAGGGATCTGTTAATGAATGACACAAATATGTATAGAATGTAGTTATAAAGCGTCACAAGACAAACCTTAGAATTGAACATCGCTTTATTGAGATCAACAACTTTCAGCTCATCATCATTTTTCACACTTTCGAGATTCAGTGTACTCACAGTTTCCTGTTGGATAAATGTCTTCAGTTTAGGGCATTCATTAATATCCACTTCTTTAAGAAATGGAAATTCAAGAGCTTGCTTAGTCAGAATGAAATGCCCCAGCTTTGGTAGATCATTGAGGTACAAGTCTTCCAAGCGGGGAAATAAGGGCTCATTCCACATGATTTCATCTCCTTCTTGTTCCTCTTCTGTAATAACTTCTTCCATTGATTGGCAGGATTTTATCCATAGTTTTCGGAGATTCAGAAGACCTCTAGCCACTGATGGAGACATCAAGTTTCTCAATTCTCTACACCTCCTCACTTCCAATTTTTCAAGTTTGCTGAAGTAGCCCATTGAAAGTTGGTGAAAGCATAGAGCAGTTATACAGTTAGCCCCATCGAGTTCTAGCTCTTTCAGGTTGGGGCAAGAAACCTACAAATGTAGTATTTTATATAAGGGATGAAAATTCAGTAGTGATTCAAGTACAAAACAAAATATGAACCATATCTCATCTTACATCTTGATAAAAACAGGTGAAAATCTAATTACTTAAAGAAATGCCCCAAGACAAACCTTAGAATTGAAATCTACTTTTACCTCATCATCGTTG is a window of Capsicum annuum cultivar UCD-10X-F1 unplaced genomic scaffold, UCD10Xv1.1 ctg49669, whole genome shotgun sequence DNA encoding:
- the LOC124892688 gene encoding uncharacterized protein LOC124892688 yields the protein MLNLNGIDTSFLQLFQVSSPNLENLSIIAAKNITDLCSHQLPTAYFRKLRSLKVWNCGKLRNLMSPSVAKGLLNLRMLYIYCCQLMEEVITEEEQQGEEIMTNEPLFPQLDELILSKLPKLGHFFLTKHALEFPFLKLEKIRDCPKMKTFVQQRSVSTSSLKSVNNDDEVSCPNLKELELDGANCITALCFHQLSMGYFSKLEKLEVRRCRELRNLMSPSVARGLLNLRKLWIKSCQSMEEVITEEEQEGDEIMWNEPLFPRLEDLYLNDLPKLGHFILTKQALEFPFLKEVDINECPKLKTFIQQETVSTLNLESVKNDDELKVVDLNKAMFNSKVCLVTLYNYILYIFVSFINRSLVYRYLSGLTSKY